A region of the Prinia subflava isolate CZ2003 ecotype Zambia chromosome 17, Cam_Psub_1.2, whole genome shotgun sequence genome:
CAAAACCTCAAcccaaactggaaaaaaaccaagcacaaaaccccaaaccaaccaaacaaaaaaacccaaacaaacaaaaaactccaaacacaaaaaacacaagcacaaaacaaaagcaacatcagcttcccttacatcaataaataaatatttatgctcTTTAGGACAAAAAACTTTTTCCCTTGAGTATCACATTGTAGTTCTCTTGTGTTTATGGAAGGAAACGATTTCTGCTGCACCATTTTGCCATAGGACAGATACAGTTAGGGATGACTCTGAGAAAATTGTCCTGAAGTTCTATGACTCCTGCCTTGAACTTGCTAATTTTAACTTCCAGGAGTCGCCCCAAGTCCTCACCTGCTCTCCCAgcttcctgcagggatggagtcTGTGGTAACTGATAAAGGAATATCATCTCTGCGATTTTGTGACTTGAgagaaaatgtaactttttttttaccagtcCAGGAGGGGGcagtaaatttctttttattgtctttgGAATCAAGCCCAACCTTCCCTCACCATGAAAGGCTCTCCTCTTAAAAATAGCacttttttaaattagaaagcAGCATTTACTCCATGATTTCTTAGCATTGTCATTgtttttcattcccttttcctGACAGTCTTCtttagaaaatagaaaattaccAGAACTTTCAAAATCAGTCATTTGTAGCTTTGATCTGCAATATATTCAAAATAATCTGTAATATGAtaagcattttaaatattaaaatatcaaatGTAATGTATTCCATTCTTTTGTCAGTTTTGttgaaaatactcttttttcaAAGAGCACTAATGAAATGGAGCAAACTTTCCCTCTGTGCTAAAAtaatcttgttttcttttctaaccCTGATATTCATGAACATATTGTACAGAGGAATCAAGCTGATTTTAAATACTCCCAAATTGCATGTTTGCATTTCTCAGTATATTacagtgaaatagaaatgaataGGAGGTAAAAAAGTCTGGTTTGTATGAATGCACATCATTTTTCTGGGCGGATTTTAGGACTGAAAGTTATTTTTCCTACTTGGCTTGGAGGTAAAATGGAAATGATTATTTGCTCTGAGAGGGAGGAAACACAAGCACAGATGTAGTGCATATGACATTGTTTGGGGGAGGACAAGAAGCTGTTGCCGCCAGTGGATTctttggagttttgtttttgctgctggGCAAAGTTATTAGCAGGTGAAATTTCAGGTGCAAATAAAGTGGAGTCGTGAGTCCAAATAACCTCCTTGAATGCTTTCTCTGCTTATCATTGCTGTAATTCTCAAGAagtttctggaaaaaataaaaccacaaaatgtGAGTGATAATACACTCATAGCTGGTCCAGAAGTTCATCCCAGAGGGAGCAGAAATAGCACTTTTCACCTTGATCCTCCTCCAATGGGATATTTTTATAAGGTGTGTTATTAATTCTTttcaattattaattattattaataactATTATTTAGGCACACACACTCATAAGCTGGATGGGAACTCATCAAGCCCTGGCTTTtatcgagatttctcccgataactccgagggtccagccagcggagaaatggcttaataaaatagcgagatggcttcccaggatatgctttgtaaaataaagttttaataacaggaaaataataaacgttacaaaatgaaaagagataagccgagcaccgtgtaccaagcacagctacacaggctaaggcactcccaaaaagcctcgtgtacccttatgcaggccctttagtactcgatggtctaggtgggcttatttggctcttggcccaatgagatggacactagactttgaggagcacttctaaagtcctatcactgtgtctgtgctgggaccaagccaattacagcgagcaggctatagaaaattctagcttcacttccttatatggaaacacctgctcgggtacagaaatgcacgactacatctcaccctgtaaaatcatattaaaaaaagaaaaaaaaagaaaaatagttactttgaaaaaattctcacttttgttcataattgtgattgtgtcaataacttattgttatttaacaatttggtttatagttaagctgtagttttatggattacaaaattttaaatttggtactttctttttattagccaatctttgaaattaatatttagtctcaaattacatatgaattttattttactttttgtttggggagattttttcaagtgaactatattttctttttcttttgcataaagATTTGacaataacttttaacatacaacaacgaacaattttgacatgacaataataacttcaaaaattttaacagtgcaacttttataaaacttaagtctctgcttcaaacgtatttcagtgtctatagtgctgggctgtgtcagaaTGCAGAAGTCCTCTTGAAGCTACCATCCGGGGTCATCTAGTGTCTTTGGTGTGTTCTTCTTcaggtgtgctctgctgctcttttatcTGCTGCAATTGCGGCTTCACATTCTTTGCAGGGATCCATTTGGGGCCAGCATCTGTGGAAACACACGCAAAGCCTCTCCCCCAAGTTATGAGGGGATGAGGTCCTGAAACGTTTCCTGTTTCAGGGTCTTTGATGAACACCGGTGGCCGCTCCTTAAGTTTTGCTTGTGTAGTGTTACTGAAGTGTCTGAAAATTGGGGGCATCTGTTCCATAAATGagttgtttaaaaaattaaatacatataCAGCTTTATTTAGCCTTTCTACAGTAGAGAGCACTTCTACTcctcccttttgtttttctaaaagtgTTTTCAGTGACCTGTGTGCTCTTTCTACTATAGACTGACCTGTTGATGAGTGAGGTATTCCTCtagtatgtttgactccccaaATGTTGAGAAACTGGTGTAGTTTCTGGGATATATATGCtggtccattatctgtcttaatttCCTGTGGGATGCCTAGTGTAGCAAATGCATGAAGAAAGTGTTTGATTGCATCTCTGGTTTTTTCACCATTATGTGCTGAAGCATAAATGGCTCCAGAAAAGGTGTCTATGGATAAATGTATATGTTTGAATTTGCCAAAAGACTGATATTGTGTTACATCAGTTTGCCATAGTTGGAGGCTATTCAAGCCTCTGGGATTTACTCCTGTTGCTATGGCTGGGATTTCTAATTTTTGACAGTCTGAACATGTCTGAACAATtgcttttgcttggttttgtgaGATACCAAACATCTTTGTCAGTGCAGATGCGTTCTGATGAAAGAACGCGTGGCTTATTCGGGCTTGTTCAATAACATTAGGCAGTGTGTTCTGTATTGTCATTGCTAGATGGTCTGCGACTGCATTACCTTCTGCCATAAAACCTGGGAGGATAGTGTGTGATCTTATATGTGTGATGAAATACGGCTGCTGTCGggatgaaagaagaaagattaGTTTCTTAAGTAAACAGTATAACTGATCATTTGGAACTTCTTTGAGCAGAGATCCCTCTGCTCTTTCCACCACACCTGCAACATAGAAAGAGTCAGTTACTAAGTTAAATGGAAACATAAACTTACAAAACACACGCACAACAGCTGCTAGCTCCACTATCTGGGTGGAGCCTTCTACTTTCTCAATGTCCGATTTCCATTCTTTCGTGTTAGGATCTTGCCAGgtaattacagatttttggGATTTCCCTGAGCCATCTGTAAAAAAGGTGATTGCCTCTAAGGGTGTATAACTCCTTAGAggtttttcaattaattttaaaggtgAGTTCAATAGTCTGTGTTTAGGGTAGTGACTCGAAATTTTTCCTGCAAAGTCTGCAAGCGCAATTTGCAAGACTTCTGAGTTTTGAATCAACCATTCTAAGTATATGGATTTGActggcaaaaatatttctgagaaatctttgcctgaaaggGAAAACATTCGAGACCGGGCTTTCATTATGAGTTGAGACATAATTTCAGGGCATGTTGTTATGGTTTTACTCATCTGTCGGGACAAAAAGACCCATTCTAGTATTACCAGGTGGTCTTTCCGTGCCAAATCCCATTGGAACATTAATCCATGAAGTTGGGGGCTTTCTcctaaaactgcaaataaaaaagagaggtTAGGATTATAACGGTGTGCTTGACGCGACTGAATGGCCTCTGAAGTACTTTGTGGCACAAGGTAAGTGCACTCGAATTCCACAGGATTCACATCCTTGGCCCTGGATGGCGAGACTGTCACAGATGGCACATTTCTTTGCCACATCCTGGTAGTTCCTGAGAATGTACTCTTCCATTTCAATTACGAAACGAGTATGCAGAGTATACTCTCCATTTTTCTCAGAGAGCCACTTATCCTCCACAAAAACTTTCAGCGcttgttctgctttctttttcttcattttctttgtccCAAGTTGGGTAGCCATgttaaaaatatcttcagatGAGACAAAGCCCTTTTCTGATGAAAGTATTAGCTCCAttgtttttctcaaaaattGTAATTCCCTTTGTGTGTAGTCAGATGCCATTTTagcaatttcattttctgctaaATTCACTAGAGCGTAATGTGTTGTCCCATCGTCTTGTGACACTCCTTTCCGTATCTGCATGGACAAAGGCTGCAGTTTGCTATTAATAGTGCCAATGAAATCATCCAGTTTGTCGTGTTCGTAGTAAACGTTATCAGTTTCACAGCAGCGCTGGTGCATTTTTCCGGCCTCTGATCCTTCTACTATCTCCTTAGACATCATAAACTGCAAGAACCTTCGATGAGCGTCAGTCATGTTATCTGCCATTAGTATTTCACCAGGCTTCAAGTgctttttcactgctgagcctttcgccttcttctgttacaaagtctaacacagttttaaagatgggtcttaattttaacacacattttttctttgaattatacaacttcaatcctattttgtcccaaaattccactgttactgtttcagctgtattagtgtccgGATACTTCttatagacccatttcacaagttttttaagttctttcctctcaaacttatagtcttgaatagtcagtttataattaaaataacaaaaggtgtctcgctgttctacggattgccgggtccccattgtcactcaccagaatggctcttgtgatctcccggcagctcttggttgtctccgactctctcaggtcactcggtgattagctgttctccagctctgctagactgcagcttctctctttgaagagtaatccaccttgtaccagaatcggtgtccggcaaagaccccctctcaccggtataggggttcagtcaaaaggctccctctcagcctttttgacccaaaaatgtggttttattttcacgaccaaaaaaaccaccacgagctcgcttttaaaaaaacgaaaccaagagcaaaatggcctAGCTGAACGTGAGGGCTCTCTGTCAGCAAACTTCGATTCAGTTACCCTAATGTAGGGTCCCTGTTCGAAGGTGCCATTTATCGAGATTTgtcccgataactccgagggtccagccagcggagaaatggcttaataaaatagcgagacggcttcccaggatatgctttgtaaaataaagttttaataacaggaaaataataaacgttacaaaatgaaaagagataagccgagcaccgtgtaccaagcacagctacacaggctaaggcactcccaaaaagcctcgtgtacccttatgcaggccctttagtactcgatggtctaggtgggcttatttggctcttggcccaatgagatggacactagactttgaggagcacttctaaagtcctatcactgtgtctgtgctgggaccaagccaattacagcgagcaggctatagaaaattctagcttcacttccttatatggaaacacctgctcgggtacagaaatgcacgactacatctcaccctgtaaaatcatattaaaaaaagaaaaaaaaagaaaaatagttactttgaaaaaattctcacttttgttcataattgtgattgtgtcaataacttattgttatttaacaatttggtttatagttaagctgtagttttatggattacaaaattttaaatttggtactttctttttattagccaatctttgaaattaatatttagtctcaaattacatatgaattttattttactttttgtttggggagattttttcaagtgaactatattttctttttcttttgcataaagATTTGacaataacttttaacatacaacaacgaacaattttgacatgacaataataacttcaaaaattttaacagtgcaacttttataaaacttaagtctctgcttcaaacgtatttcagtgtctatagtgctgggctgtgtcagaaTGCAGAAGTCCTCTTGAAGCTACCATCCGGGGTCATCTAGTGTCTTTGGTGTGTTCTTCTTcaggtgtgctctgctgctcttttatcTGCTGCAATTGCGGCTTCACATTCTTTGCAGGGATCCATTTGGGGCCAGCATCTGTGGAAACACGCAAAGCCTCTCCCCCAAGTTATGAGGGGATGAGGTCCTGAAACGTTTCCTGTTTCAGGGTCTTTGATGAACACCGGTGGCCGCTCCTTAAGTTTTGCTTGTGTAGTGTTACTGAAGTGTCTGAAAATTGGGGGCATCTGTTCCATAAATGagttgtttaaaaaattaaatacatataCAGCTTTATTTAGCCTTTCTACAGTAGAGAGCACTTCTACTcctcccttttgtttttctaaaagtgTTTTCAGTGACCTGTGTGCTCTTTCTACTATAGACTGACCTGTTGATGAGTGAGGTATTCCTCtagtatgtttgactccccaaATGTTGAGAAACTGGTGTAGTTTCTGGGATATATATGCtggtccattatctgtcttaatttCCTGTGGGATGCCTAGTGTAGCAAATGCATGAAGAAAGTGTTTGATTGCATCTCTGGTTTTTTCACCATTATGTGCTGAAGCATAAATGGCTCCAGAAAAGGTGTCTATGGATAAATGTATATGTTTGAATTTGCCAAAAGACTGATATTGTGTTACATCAGTTTGCCATAGTTGGAGGCTATTCAAGCCTCTGGGATTTACTCCTGTTGCTATGGCTGGGATTTCTAATTTTTGACAGTCTGAACATGTCTGAACAATtgcttttgcttggttttgtgaGATACCAAACATCTTTGTCAGTGCAGATGCGTTCTGATGAAAGAACGCGTGGCTTATTCGGGCTTGTTCAATAACATTAGGCAGTGTGTTCTGTATTGTCATTGCTAGATGGTCTGCGACTGCATTACCTTCTGCCATAAAACCTGGGAGGATAGTGTGTGATCTAATATGTGTGATGAAATACGGCTGCTGTCGggatgaaagaagaaagattaGTTTCTTAAGTAAACAGTATAACTGATCATTTGGAACTTCTTTGAGCAGAGATCCCTCTGCTCTTTCCACCACACCTGCAACATAGAAAGAGTCAGTTACTAAGTTAAATGGAAACATAAACTTACAAAACACACGCACAACAGCTGCTAGCTCCACTATCTGGGTGGAGCCTTCTACTTTCTCAATGTCCGATTTCCATTCTTTCGTGTTAGGATCTTGCCAGgtaattacagatttttggGATTTCCCTGAGCCATCTGTAAAAAAGGTGATTGCCTCTAAGGGTGTATAACTCCTTAGAggtttttcaattaattttaaaggtgAGTTCAATAGTCTGTGTTTAGGGTAGTGACTCGAAATTTTTCCTGCAAAGTCTGCAAGCGCAATTTGCAAGACTTCTGAGTTTTGAATCAACCATTCTAAGTATATGGATTTGActggcaaaaatatttctgagaaatctttgcctgaaaggGAAAACATTCGAGACCGGGCTTTCATTATGAGTTGAGACATAATTTCAGGGCATGTTGTTATGGTTTTACTCATCTGTCGGGACAAAAAGACCCATTCTAGTATTACCAGGTGGTCTTTCCGTGCCAAATCCCATTGGAACATTAATCCATGAAGTTGGGGGCTTTCTcctaaaactgcaaataaaaaagagaggtTAGGATTATAACGGTGTGCTTGACGCGACTGAATGGCCTCTGAAGTACTTTGTGGCACAAGGTAAGTGCACTCGAATTCCACAGGATTCACATCCTTGGCCCTGGATGGCGAGACTGTCACAGATGGCACATTTCTTTGCCACATCCTGGTAGTTCCTGAGAATGTACTCTTCCATTTCAATTACGAAACGAGTATGCAGAGTATACTCTCCATTTTTCTCAGAGAGCCACTTATCCTCCACAAAAACTTTCAGCGcttgttctgctttctttttcttcattttctttgtccCAAGTTGGGTAGCCATgttaaaaatatcttcagatGAGACAAAGCCCTTTTCTGATGAAAGTATTAGCTCCAttgtttttctcaaaaattGTAATTCCCTTTGTGTGTAGTCAGATGCCATTTTagcaatttcattttctgctaaATTCACTAGAGCGTAATGTGTTGTCCCATCGTCTTGTGACACTCCTTTCCGTATCTGCATGGACAAAGGCTGCAGTTTGCTATTAATAGTGCCAATGAAATCATCCAGTTTGTCGTGTTCGTAGTAAACGTTATCAGTTTCACAGCAGCGCTGGTGCATTTTTCCGGCCTCTGATCCTTCTACTATCTCCTTAGACATCATAAACTGCAAGAACCTTCGATGAGCGTCAGTCATGTTATCTGCCATTAGTATTTCACCAGGCTTCAAGTgctttttcactgctgagcctttcgccttcttctgttacaaagtctaacacagttttaaagatgggtcttaattttaacacacattttttctttgaattatacaacttcaatcctattttgtcccaaaattccactgttactgtttcagctgtattagtgtccgGATACTTCttatagacccatttcacaagttttttaagttctttcctctcaaacttatagtcttgaatagtcagtttataattaaaataacaaaaggtgtctcgctgttctacggattgccgggtccccattgtcactcaccagaatggctcttgtgatctcccggcagctcttggttgtctccgactctctcaggtcactcggtgattagctgttctccagctctgctagactgcagcttctctctttgaagagtaatccaccttgtaccagaatcggtgtccggcaaagaccccctctcaccggtataggggttcagtcaaaaggctccctctcagcctttttgacccaaaaatgtggttttattttcacgaccaaaaaaaccaccacgagctcgcttttaaaaaaacgaaaccaagagcaaaatggcctAGCTGAACGTGAGGGCTCTCTGTCAGCAAACTTCGATTCAGTTACCCTAATGTAGGGTCCCTGTTCGAAGGTGCCATTTATCGAGATTTgtcccgataactccgagggtccagccagcggagaaatggcttaataaaatagcgagacggcttcccaggatatgctttgtaaaataaagttttaataacaggaaaataataaacgttacaaaatgaaaagagataagccgagcaccgtgtaccaagcacagctacacaggctaaggcactcccaaaaagcctcgtgtacccttatgcaggccctttagtactcgatggtctaggtgggcttatttggctcttggcccaatgagatggacactagactttgaggagcacttctaaagtcctatcactgtgtctgtgctgggaccaagccaattacagcgagcaggctatagaaaattctagcttcacttccttatatggaaacacctgctcgggtacagaaatgcacgactacaggCTGTGGTGCTCTGGGCAGTGGAAATGTTGTGTTCAGTGCCCTCAGTGCAATTTGTGCCATTATTTGGAAGGTgctcctgtggcagcacaggTGGTGTCCCACTGAAATATC
Encoded here:
- the LOC134559493 gene encoding non-structural maintenance of chromosomes element 1 homolog translates to MADNMTDAHRRFLQFMMSKEIVEGSEAGKMHQRCCETDNVYYEHDKLDDFIGTINSKLQPLSMQIRKGVSQDDGTTHYALVNLAENEIAKMASDYTQRELQFLRKTMELILSSEKGFVSSEDIFNMATQLGTKKMKKKKAEQALKVFVEDKWLSEKNGEYTLHTRFVIEMEEYILRNYQDVAKKCAICDSLAIQGQGCESCGIRVHLPCATKYFRGHSVASSTPL